Below is a genomic region from Dechloromonas denitrificans.
GAAACACAGGCCTTTGCCCATCGCCGGATGGATCAAAGTATCAAGAAAGTGCTGTCTGGTCGCAAGGTCGACGACATCAAAATGGGAGAAGACGCATGACTCAACTGATCGTTCTGCCGCACCTCGAAAACTGCCCGGACGGTGCTGTCATCGAGGCGGAAGAGGGCAAGTCGATTTGCGAAAACCTGCTGGCTAATGGCGTCGAGCTCGACCATGCCTGCGAAATGTCCTGTGCCTGCACGACCTGCCACGTCATCGTACGCGAAGGTTTCAATACGCTCGAAGCTGCTGAGGATGCCGAAGAAGACCTGCTCGACAAGGC
It encodes:
- the fdx gene encoding ISC system 2Fe-2S type ferredoxin encodes the protein MTQLIVLPHLENCPDGAVIEAEEGKSICENLLANGVELDHACEMSCACTTCHVIVREGFNTLEAAEDAEEDLLDKAWGLEPNSRLGCQAIVGKTPLVVEIPRYSLNMAKEGHRK